The DNA segment GACCGAGCTGTTCCAGGAATTGCTGGTCGAGGAGGCGGACGAGGAGCTCGGCTGGCAGGAGCGCGCACTGTGCGCCCAGACCGACCCCGAGTCCTTCTTCCCGGAGAAGGGTGGCTCCACCCGCGAGGCCAAGAAGGTCTGTCTCGCCTGTGAAGTCCGGTCCGAATGCCTGGAGTACGCGCTCGCCAACGACGAGCGCTTCGGCATTTGGGGCGGCCTGTCCGAGCGCGAGCGGCGCCGCCTGAAGAAGGCCGCCGTCTGACGATGACAGCGCAGCCGGCCGGACCGACCGGGCGCGGCCTCAGGGGCCACGCCGCCGTACCACCTCAACTCCCCATATCCCCCTATAGCGAACACTCCGCCTCCTGCGACTCGCGCGCCGGAGGCGGACTGCTGTGTACGGACCCGGTCGGGGCACCGGCGCGAACCATTAGTGTGGGGCCCCGTCCGAGATGCGCCGCCGCCCTGCCGGGCGCGCGCGTCGCCTCGTAGTCCGTCGCAGTGTCTTCCGGGGGCGGGGGCCCAGACTTCGCCGCGGGCCTTCGAACTCCCGGGTCCGGAGGGCCCGTACCTCGATGTCCGTGCACAGCCAGCCGGCCGCTCAGGCCGCCTCATATGCAGCCGCCGCCCCAGAGTTCCCGCGGCACGTCGTCACCGCCGTGATCGTCTCCCATGACGGTGCCCGCTGGCTGCCCGACGCGCTCACCGGCCTGCTCGGCCAGGAACGCCCGGTGCAGAACGTCATCGGCGCCGACACCGGCAGCGCGGACCGCTCCGCCCAGCTGCTCGCCGAGGCCATCGGGGACCAGCGGGTGCTGCACCTCGCCCGCCGCTCCGGATTCGGCACCGCCGTCGACGAGGCCGTCCGCACGGCCCCCGAACTCACCCCCGACGACCTGCCGTATCTGCGCCGCCCCAGCGGCTGGGACCCGGTCAGCCGCACCTGGCGCGACGAGGCGTACGACATGCCGGAGTTGCCGCACGGCGAACCGGTCCAGTGGCTGTGGCTGCTGCACGACGACTGCGCGCCCGAGCCGGACGCGCTCGCCGAGCTGCTGCGGGTCGCCGACGCCAGCCCCTCGACGGTCATCGTCGGCCCCAAGCTGCGCAGCTGGTACGACCGCCGGCAACTG comes from the Streptomyces angustmyceticus genome and includes:
- a CDS encoding WhiB family transcriptional regulator; translation: MTELFQELLVEEADEELGWQERALCAQTDPESFFPEKGGSTREAKKVCLACEVRSECLEYALANDERFGIWGGLSERERRRLKKAAV